The following proteins are co-located in the Leucoraja erinacea ecotype New England chromosome 4, Leri_hhj_1, whole genome shotgun sequence genome:
- the LOC129696487 gene encoding uncharacterized protein C8orf34 homolog isoform X4 codes for MPRVSNIQSRLSMSSYHGSLSQTLLSQNSRPQTPSSLTGKDIPQIQGNKLLQSSSNQNSRTEIPNSQHNRPRTSLSQGSRPTTPNSQLFQSPLSSSPVTQGEPFDNPKNKLATFTSQAVRPIGSPISQTGVIAGNISQRSYFSELLATRQPWTLPSNANDEGVDRDQDKRL; via the exons ATGCCAAGGGTTTCCAACATTCAAAGCAGATTAAGTATGTCAAGTTACCATGGAAGTCTGTCACAGACATTATTGAGCCAGAATTCTAGACCTCAAACACCATCAAGTCTTACTGGGAAAGATATTCCACAGATCCAAGGAAACAAATTATTGCAGAGTTCCAGTAACCAAAACAGTAGGACTGAGATTCCAAACAGTCAGCACAACAGGCCTCGAACGTCATTATCTCAAGGAAGCAGGCCTACAACTCCGAACAGTCAATTGTTTCAAAGTCCACTTTCGAGCAGCCCCGTGACCCAAGGAGAACCATTCGACAATCCAAAGAACAAACTGGCAACATTTACCAGCCAAGCTGTGAGACCTATTGGTTCTCCAATTAGTCAGACTGGAGTAATTGCTGGGAATATTTCACAAAGGAGCTATTTTTCTGAG TTGTTAGCTACTCGCCAACCATGGACTCTACCCAGTAATGCAAATGATGAAGGTGTGGATCGAGATCAAGACAAAC
- the LOC129696487 gene encoding uncharacterized protein C8orf34 homolog isoform X1 yields MPRVSNIQSRLSMSSYHGSLSQTLLSQNSRPQTPSSLTGKDIPQIQGNKLLQSSSNQNSRTEIPNSQHNRPRTSLSQGSRPTTPNSQLFQSPLSSSPVTQGEPFDNPKNKLATFTSQAVRPIGSPISQTGVIAGNISQRSYFSEDESFSQLLATRQPWTLPSNANDEGVDRDQDKREFMT; encoded by the exons ATGCCAAGGGTTTCCAACATTCAAAGCAGATTAAGTATGTCAAGTTACCATGGAAGTCTGTCACAGACATTATTGAGCCAGAATTCTAGACCTCAAACACCATCAAGTCTTACTGGGAAAGATATTCCACAGATCCAAGGAAACAAATTATTGCAGAGTTCCAGTAACCAAAACAGTAGGACTGAGATTCCAAACAGTCAGCACAACAGGCCTCGAACGTCATTATCTCAAGGAAGCAGGCCTACAACTCCGAACAGTCAATTGTTTCAAAGTCCACTTTCGAGCAGCCCCGTGACCCAAGGAGAACCATTCGACAATCCAAAGAACAAACTGGCAACATTTACCAGCCAAGCTGTGAGACCTATTGGTTCTCCAATTAGTCAGACTGGAGTAATTGCTGGGAATATTTCACAAAGGAGCTATTTTTCTGAG GATGAATCTTTTTCACAGTTGTTAGCTACTCGCCAACCATGGACTCTACCCAGTAATGCAAATGATGAAGGTGTGGATCGAGATCAAGACAAACGTGA
- the LOC129696487 gene encoding uncharacterized protein C8orf34 homolog isoform X3, with amino-acid sequence MPRVSNIQSRLSMSSYHGSLSQTLLSQNSRPQTPSSLTGKDIPQIQGNKLLQSSSNQNSRTEIPNSQHNRPRTSLSQGSRPTTPNSQLFQSPLSSSPVTQGEPFDNPKNKLATFTSQAVRPIGSPISQTGVIAGNISQRSYFSELLATRQPWTLPSNANDEGVDRDQDKREFMT; translated from the exons ATGCCAAGGGTTTCCAACATTCAAAGCAGATTAAGTATGTCAAGTTACCATGGAAGTCTGTCACAGACATTATTGAGCCAGAATTCTAGACCTCAAACACCATCAAGTCTTACTGGGAAAGATATTCCACAGATCCAAGGAAACAAATTATTGCAGAGTTCCAGTAACCAAAACAGTAGGACTGAGATTCCAAACAGTCAGCACAACAGGCCTCGAACGTCATTATCTCAAGGAAGCAGGCCTACAACTCCGAACAGTCAATTGTTTCAAAGTCCACTTTCGAGCAGCCCCGTGACCCAAGGAGAACCATTCGACAATCCAAAGAACAAACTGGCAACATTTACCAGCCAAGCTGTGAGACCTATTGGTTCTCCAATTAGTCAGACTGGAGTAATTGCTGGGAATATTTCACAAAGGAGCTATTTTTCTGAG TTGTTAGCTACTCGCCAACCATGGACTCTACCCAGTAATGCAAATGATGAAGGTGTGGATCGAGATCAAGACAAACGTGA
- the LOC129696487 gene encoding uncharacterized protein C8orf34 homolog isoform X2: protein MPRVSNIQSRLSMSSYHGSLSQTLLSQNSRPQTPSSLTGKDIPQIQGNKLLQSSSNQNSRTEIPNSQHNRPRTSLSQGSRPTTPNSQLFQSPLSSSPVTQGEPFDNPKNKLATFTSQAVRPIGSPISQTGVIAGNISQRSYFSEDESFSQLLATRQPWTLPSNANDEGVDRDQDKRL, encoded by the exons ATGCCAAGGGTTTCCAACATTCAAAGCAGATTAAGTATGTCAAGTTACCATGGAAGTCTGTCACAGACATTATTGAGCCAGAATTCTAGACCTCAAACACCATCAAGTCTTACTGGGAAAGATATTCCACAGATCCAAGGAAACAAATTATTGCAGAGTTCCAGTAACCAAAACAGTAGGACTGAGATTCCAAACAGTCAGCACAACAGGCCTCGAACGTCATTATCTCAAGGAAGCAGGCCTACAACTCCGAACAGTCAATTGTTTCAAAGTCCACTTTCGAGCAGCCCCGTGACCCAAGGAGAACCATTCGACAATCCAAAGAACAAACTGGCAACATTTACCAGCCAAGCTGTGAGACCTATTGGTTCTCCAATTAGTCAGACTGGAGTAATTGCTGGGAATATTTCACAAAGGAGCTATTTTTCTGAG GATGAATCTTTTTCACAGTTGTTAGCTACTCGCCAACCATGGACTCTACCCAGTAATGCAAATGATGAAGGTGTGGATCGAGATCAAGACAAAC